Proteins from one Desulfomonilia bacterium genomic window:
- a CDS encoding radical SAM protein: MSDFVRYIKLTEKRIVTKLGNLDIELTERCNNDCIHCCINLPANDRMAKAREMGIAHIKDLLVQAQKLGCMQVRFTGGEPLLRPDFEDIYLFARKLGMKVLIFTNARLITEKLADLFKRIPPLVKIEITSYGMHEESYESVARVSGSFKQFWRGINLLLERNIPFIVKSALLPRNTHEIDEFESWASAIPWMDKNPKYSMFFDLRNRCDNEEKNAMIRSLRLSPEEGMKILTRDADKYRKDINEFASKFMRPAGDKLFGCGAGCGMCIDAYGMAQPCMGVRSPELIYDTSRHSLESVLEIFKNLKEMCATNPEYLRRCARCFLKGLCEQCPAKSWAEHQTLDTPVEYLCNIAHAQARWMGWLDQTEFGWEVTDWKERITSN, from the coding sequence ATGAGTGATTTTGTACGATATATAAAACTTACCGAGAAAAGGATTGTTACAAAACTTGGAAACCTTGACATAGAGCTGACCGAGCGCTGCAATAATGACTGCATTCACTGCTGCATAAATCTGCCGGCCAATGACAGAATGGCTAAAGCCCGTGAGATGGGTATCGCTCATATAAAGGATTTGCTTGTTCAGGCTCAAAAGCTCGGCTGCATGCAGGTCAGGTTCACAGGTGGGGAACCTCTTCTGCGGCCTGACTTTGAAGATATTTACCTCTTTGCACGAAAGCTGGGCATGAAAGTACTGATTTTCACCAATGCAAGACTCATAACTGAAAAGCTGGCGGATCTGTTCAAACGCATCCCGCCTCTTGTAAAAATAGAAATCACTTCTTACGGCATGCATGAGGAATCCTACGAGTCGGTGGCCCGTGTTTCCGGGTCATTTAAACAGTTCTGGCGCGGTATTAATCTGCTGCTTGAACGTAACATCCCATTTATCGTCAAGTCCGCACTCCTGCCCCGGAACACACATGAAATTGATGAATTTGAATCATGGGCTTCAGCCATCCCCTGGATGGACAAAAACCCAAAATATTCCATGTTCTTCGATTTGAGAAACAGATGTGACAACGAAGAAAAAAACGCCATGATCAGGTCATTGCGCCTGTCACCTGAAGAAGGCATGAAAATCCTTACACGCGATGCTGATAAATACCGTAAAGACATCAACGAGTTCGCATCTAAATTCATGAGGCCTGCGGGCGACAAACTGTTCGGCTGCGGCGCAGGCTGCGGCATGTGCATTGATGCCTATGGAATGGCACAACCTTGCATGGGGGTGCGCAGTCCTGAATTGATATATGACACTTCCCGGCATTCGCTTGAATCTGTGCTGGAAATATTCAAAAACTTAAAAGAAATGTGCGCAACGAACCCTGAGTATCTGAGGCGATGTGCCAGATGTTTTTTGAAGGGGCTCTGCGAACAGTGCCCTGCAAAATCATGGGCCGAACACCAGACCCTTGACACGCCGGTGGAATACCTGTGCAATATAGCGCATGCCCAGGCCAGATGGATGGGCTGGCTGGATCAAACGGAATTCGGTTGGGAAGTGACTGACTGGAAAGAAAGAATTACCAGCAACTGA
- a CDS encoding radical SAM protein: protein MPGKLEIQQFGLWDRLKLKRSPISFDIEITARCNMDCRHCYINLPAGDNEALLREMSIDEIAYIAAQAVDMGAAWCLITGGEPLLRKDFSEIYMMLKRKGLLVSVFTNATLFSDEHIRLFKKYPPRDIETTVYGVTKETFERVTRRPGSFEKFINGLNMLTDNGIRIRLKTMAIRSNLHEQNEIAEFCRARTKDFFRFDPQLHLRFDGNEKRNDEIRSERLTPEEIIELETSDKERFAALTKNCGTLINEEFAHMNCNHLFHCGAGKGSFNVSYDGRFRLCSSLWAEGTTCDLRKNRLEYAWNDLVPRVRDMRSDKKSFLETCRKCAIVNLCLWCPAHAHLETGELDGATPYFCEVAHTRAAAIKKPIA from the coding sequence GTGCCTGGAAAACTCGAAATCCAGCAGTTCGGCCTCTGGGACAGGCTGAAGTTGAAACGTTCTCCGATATCGTTCGATATCGAAATAACCGCCAGATGCAATATGGACTGCCGCCATTGTTATATCAATCTTCCTGCAGGCGATAATGAGGCTCTCTTAAGGGAAATGAGCATCGATGAAATCGCATATATTGCCGCTCAGGCCGTCGACATGGGTGCAGCCTGGTGTCTGATTACAGGCGGAGAGCCTCTTCTCCGGAAGGATTTTTCAGAAATTTATATGATGCTGAAGAGAAAGGGCCTGCTTGTTTCGGTTTTCACGAACGCCACTCTGTTTAGCGATGAGCACATAAGGCTTTTCAAAAAATATCCGCCGCGCGATATTGAAACGACCGTTTACGGGGTGACAAAGGAAACCTTCGAGCGTGTAACCCGCCGCCCCGGTTCTTTTGAAAAATTCATTAACGGGCTAAATATGCTTACCGATAACGGCATTAGGATACGGCTTAAGACAATGGCGATCAGATCAAACCTCCATGAACAGAATGAAATTGCAGAATTCTGCCGTGCACGGACAAAGGACTTCTTCAGGTTTGACCCGCAGCTTCATTTGCGTTTTGACGGTAATGAAAAAAGAAATGATGAAATACGCTCCGAACGCCTGACACCTGAAGAGATAATCGAACTGGAGACATCCGATAAGGAGCGGTTCGCTGCTTTGACAAAGAATTGCGGGACTCTGATCAACGAAGAATTCGCACATATGAACTGCAATCATTTGTTCCACTGCGGGGCTGGAAAAGGCAGTTTTAATGTCAGTTATGATGGAAGATTCCGCTTATGCTCATCGTTGTGGGCCGAAGGAACGACTTGCGACTTGAGGAAGAACAGACTGGAATACGCATGGAATGATCTCGTCCCAAGGGTCCGGGACATGCGTTCGGACAAAAAGTCCTTCCTCGAGACATGCCGGAAATGCGCTATCGTCAATCTGTGTCTCTGGTGTCCTGCGCATGCGCACCTGGAAACAGGAGAACTTGACGGCGCAACCCCATATTTCTGCGAGGTCGCGCATACACGCGCAGCAGCCATTAAAAAACCGATTGCATAA
- a CDS encoding PqqD family protein yields the protein MEVNLTKESICLPSEDIVAREIEGDIIIVPLVAGIGDADDELYTLNETGKAIWKKLDGGKSLGKIATELSDEFASEAGEIEKDVIGFASEMVSRRILSIKN from the coding sequence ATGGAGGTCAATCTGACAAAAGAAAGCATTTGCCTGCCGTCTGAAGACATAGTTGCCCGTGAAATAGAAGGCGACATCATAATCGTCCCTCTTGTCGCAGGCATCGGAGATGCTGATGATGAACTGTACACCCTTAATGAGACCGGCAAGGCCATATGGAAGAAACTGGACGGCGGAAAATCGCTTGGTAAGATTGCGACGGAACTTTCCGACGAGTTCGCATCCGAAGCCGGCGAGATAGAAAAGGATGTTATAGGCTTTGCATCAGAAATGGTCAGCCGCCGCATCCTTTCAATAAAAAACTGA
- a CDS encoding PepSY domain-containing protein — MKLKGIMLFVTVLMLVTITGTSWARVHDERLQAQKIALEKTDVSLSQVIDSIESSHHVKVIRAEVEPYSLSEGPMCYELYASDGSSSWIDSVFTYTKAKKFYVDVRTGNLLGQGKPFWRYFYFSAAGKANAVNRVKLSMSQAIPIAESATGGKTVLVRVHRDSGIVFYQITMIVNDSLKRVLVDSYNGKVTEVPADRHGHFKD, encoded by the coding sequence ATGAAATTAAAGGGAATAATGTTATTTGTTACAGTATTAATGCTGGTCACAATAACAGGGACATCCTGGGCTCGTGTTCATGATGAGCGCCTGCAAGCCCAGAAGATTGCGCTTGAAAAAACAGATGTCAGCTTAAGCCAGGTCATAGATTCGATTGAATCCTCTCATCATGTCAAGGTGATAAGGGCTGAAGTCGAACCTTACAGCCTGTCGGAGGGGCCCATGTGCTATGAGCTTTACGCCTCTGACGGCTCCAGTTCATGGATTGATTCGGTTTTCACCTACACAAAGGCAAAGAAATTCTATGTGGATGTAAGGACTGGGAATTTGCTTGGTCAGGGGAAACCGTTCTGGAGATATTTCTATTTCAGTGCTGCCGGCAAGGCCAATGCCGTTAACCGGGTCAAGCTGTCCATGTCTCAGGCAATTCCGATTGCCGAGAGCGCCACCGGCGGAAAGACGGTACTGGTAAGGGTACACAGGGATAGTGGAATTGTCTTCTATCAGATAACAATGATAGTTAACGATTCTCTCAAACGCGTGCTGGTGGATTCCTATAACGGAAAGGTCACTGAAGTGCCTGCAGACCGGCATGGTCATTTTAAAGACTAG
- a CDS encoding ATP-binding protein, whose product MKPLFKRLASAIIKKFPIERLIPTWKGNFLVVGIIVAVVLGYSLWQVNRAQRVFISQVKIDAQIIIEAIKLNANNAIISETVIDEVVQSFLDNSARFIDFLDSIEPFSVSELSAFCRQSNLEWAVIYRPNGFMTRGQGQDVTDGNNQPKIQSKTYTFKRQRLPGTITVGFSSPHIDTLKRQVDLQQTLERLQKLPGIAYIRIENTPFQDSGHKSGVILHDNNRIAETRLSFNRDKTLVVGISAAPYYNERDRLWTQFFFFAILAGCIGALVSWLLYYYQTATLNQALSFERRLARQQEDAALGQASATITHELRNPLSAISMGLQRLDIEAGELTSEHKDLVNTMLRALQRTNGIISNLSRYTSSFKLQFQQVDIKSAISRLLTLYDGMISSQGIEVTFNSCTDATIPGDQHLLEEMLENLIKNAIEAQQHGGYINIDVTRRGEMLAIELKNQGLEAVNENIDRIFEAYFTTKATGSGLGLAIAKRIIEAHGGSIDGHSPHKGELHLQILLPLSHVREGHDAGSTGIHDE is encoded by the coding sequence TTGAAGCCTTTGTTCAAACGCCTTGCCTCGGCTATCATCAAGAAGTTTCCCATCGAACGGCTGATTCCGACCTGGAAAGGGAATTTTCTTGTTGTAGGGATCATCGTTGCCGTTGTCCTGGGCTATTCCCTCTGGCAGGTCAACCGTGCACAGCGTGTCTTCATCTCACAGGTAAAAATCGACGCCCAGATCATCATTGAAGCCATCAAGCTCAATGCAAACAACGCGATCATATCAGAGACCGTCATCGACGAGGTTGTGCAGTCATTCCTTGACAATTCGGCCCGCTTCATAGATTTCCTCGATTCCATTGAACCTTTTTCAGTCTCCGAACTATCGGCATTCTGCCGCCAGTCCAACCTTGAATGGGCCGTCATTTATCGCCCGAACGGATTTATGACAAGGGGCCAGGGCCAGGATGTAACAGACGGCAATAATCAGCCGAAGATTCAGTCAAAAACATACACATTCAAACGTCAGAGGCTTCCCGGAACAATTACCGTCGGATTCTCTTCCCCTCACATCGATACCCTGAAGCGCCAGGTGGACCTTCAGCAGACCCTTGAACGGCTCCAGAAACTGCCAGGCATCGCATATATCCGGATTGAAAACACCCCGTTTCAAGACTCCGGTCACAAGTCCGGCGTCATTCTCCATGATAATAATCGAATCGCTGAAACACGCCTGAGCTTTAACCGCGACAAAACTCTTGTGGTCGGTATTTCTGCAGCCCCTTATTACAATGAACGCGATCGTCTGTGGACACAGTTCTTTTTCTTCGCCATCCTTGCAGGCTGCATCGGCGCGCTGGTCTCATGGCTTCTATATTATTATCAGACCGCCACTCTCAATCAGGCGCTGAGTTTCGAACGCAGACTGGCCCGGCAGCAGGAGGATGCCGCACTGGGACAGGCTTCGGCAACAATAACACATGAATTGCGCAACCCACTGAGCGCCATCAGCATGGGACTGCAGCGTTTGGATATCGAGGCCGGAGAATTGACAAGTGAACACAAGGACCTTGTCAATACCATGCTCAGGGCCCTGCAGCGGACCAACGGGATCATCAGCAACCTGAGCCGCTACACCAGTTCCTTCAAACTACAGTTTCAGCAGGTCGATATAAAGTCAGCCATCAGCAGGCTCCTCACACTCTACGATGGTATGATAAGCTCCCAGGGCATCGAGGTAACGTTCAATTCCTGCACCGATGCCACTATACCCGGCGATCAGCACCTTCTGGAGGAGATGCTTGAGAACCTGATTAAAAATGCCATCGAGGCACAGCAGCATGGCGGGTACATCAATATTGATGTGACCCGCCGCGGTGAAATGCTGGCCATCGAGTTGAAGAATCAGGGCCTTGAAGCAGTCAATGAAAATATCGACCGGATTTTTGAAGCCTACTTTACCACCAAGGCAACCGGTTCCGGACTGGGGCTTGCTATTGCCAAGCGGATTATAGAAGCCCATGGCGGGAGCATTGACGGCCACAGTCCTCACAAAGGTGAGTTGCATCTTCAAATCTTGCTGCCTTTGAGCCATGTTCGTGAAGGACATGATGCAGGAAGCACAGGTATCCATGATGAATGA